gacccagaactttaggatgaggagggacaccttcctggagctctgcgagtggctcgcccctgccctgcgcagaagggacactcgcatgaggcccgccatccccctccagaagcgggtggccatcgccctctggaagctctccacgccggacagctaccgatccgtcgggaaccagttcggcgtggggagatccactgtcggagcagtgctcatgcaggtacggcactcgtcggccaccgagccgggggggaggggggctgcgaggaggggatgggccgccccagggacaaaggggggggagggaggaggcgaaagcgccccgcaccggaggtgtcgggctgtcccggccgtactacacgccgccaggggggttgcttccgggagtggggcgcggggcactgccaggacacgcacgctcccagccacccgggcgccccactgattggcgctttgctgtgtctctctccgcaggtggtcaaggccatcaaccgggtgctgctccacagggtggtccgcctcaccgacccggacgccgtcatccggggattcggcgcccttggcttccccaactgcgggggggccatcgacgggacgcacatccccatccgtgccccggaacaccaggcgtcccgttacgtgaaccgcaaggggtacttctccgtcatcctgcaggccgtgtgtgaccaccggggacagttcacggacataaatgtgggctagtccggcaaagcacacgacgcccgggtgtaccgcaactcctccgtgtgccagcggctgcaggacgggaccttcttccccgaccgccacatcagggtcggggacgtggacatgcccgtctgcctggtgggggatgccgcctacccactgcagccgtggctcatgaagccctacacggggcacctcaatccctcccgccaggccttcaataacaggctgagcagggcccgcatcgtggtggagggggccttcgggcgactgaaagcccgctttcgatgcctcctcacccgtctggacctggccgagcacaacatccctcccgtggtggcggcatgttgtgtgctccacaatttgtgtgagcggaagggggaggctttcttgccagcctggatggctgaggctgaccgcatggctggacactacggtcagccccgcactgccgccgtccgggaagcccagcggggggccatccggatccgggaagccctgcgggagagcttccaggtggaggaggaggaggactgacctctccctgcatgccccaccggggccttcttccaccctaccccccccttcccctttcccctccctatctactgtacaataaagacacctgtttttcaaacaaaaacgtctgtttatttcagagaactggggtgggggagggaggaatgaaggtgggagaagggagggggaaacctgggacgagggagctggaaggggaggggagggaagggaggaagggaaaggaaagctcaggggtgggagtccggctgcctctcccgtctcaccacactgcgggtccgggggcgtcggtggggattggttgtggaggggggggcagagaggacagggggtgtggaggaagcaggagcggaagcaggagcggaagcaggaggagcagggggagcagggggagcaaga
The sequence above is a segment of the Pelodiscus sinensis isolate JC-2024 unplaced genomic scaffold, ASM4963464v1 ctg36, whole genome shotgun sequence genome. Coding sequences within it:
- the LOC142825135 gene encoding uncharacterized protein LOC142825135 — translated: MEPRLALHLLVHVLDLLLQACHQWLEAAWHHLGNVSPLPLRLAALGAVEEPRRRPGTGVPRRIWRLDTSSDWWDRIVLERWDDRQWTQNFRMRRDTFLELCEWLAPALRRRDTRMRPAIPLQKRVAIALWKLSTPDSYRSVGNQFGVGRSTVGAVLMQVVKAINRVLLHRVVRLTDPDAVIRGFGALGFPNCGGAIDGTHIPIRAPEHQASRYVNRKGYFSVILQAVCDHRGQFTDINVG